The sequence CGCCACCCGTTGTTGTGCCTCCAACCACGACCTTAGGCGCACCTCCAGTTGTGCCTCCAGCTACGCCATCGACAGGCTCTGGAGCAATCCCGCTGTATCGCCCCGAAGTGCCTATCTATACGGAAATTGCCAGCGTCGCCCGGCAGCTCAATATCCAGCAACTCGATAATTTCCATGATAGGCAAGGGGAGCAATCGCTGTTGACCGAGAACGGCGAACTGCCGGCAGCTTGGGGGCGTGTTTGGGGCAGCCATACCAAGCAACGCCAGGACGGTACTGTCTCGCCCCAGTTCGATGGATCAATGACGGGAATGCAGGTCGGTCACGACATCTATGCCGACACCAGCGCCAGTGGCCAACGTGATCATTACGGTCTGTTTCTCGGTTATGCGCATGCCACCGGCAACGTCAACGGTTTTGCGATGGCCGTGCAGAATCTTGATGTCGGCAATCTTGCTATCGACGCCTATAGTCTTGGCGGCTACTGGACTCACGTCGGCCCGAGTGGCTGGTACACGGATGCAGTCCTGATGGGAAGTTCACTGTCGGCGGATCCGCGTTCACACGATGGCATCGGCGCGCATACGCATGGCAGCGCACTCATCGGATCGATCGAAGGTGGCCTGCCGATTCCACTCAGCGCGGATGTGACCATCGAACCTCAGGCGCAAGTGATCTGGCAAAATCTATCGTTCAATGACTTGAATGACGGTGTCTCGACTGTGGGCTTTAACAACGGCAACACCTTCCTCGCTCGCCTCGGAGTGCGCTTGCAAAGCCGTTTTGAAACAGTTGCAGCGATCTGGCGGCCATATCTGCGGCTGAACCTGCTGCGCAGTTCCGGTTCTAATGACACCACTACTTTTGATGGCACCACATTGATCTCGAACGGTACGCGTCAGACAGCGGGCCAGCTGAACGCCGGTCTGGTCGCAACAATTAACAAATCGACCAATGCGTTTGTCACTGCAACCTACACTGCCAACCTAGGCGGAGCGCAACAACGCACGGTGATGGCGGATGCCGGCATACGTTGGAGTTGGTAAGCATGGCGGCAATGGCAAGGTCTTACGTGCTCTTCATGTAAGTGTAGAGGGGGCGATCCTCCGTTTTAATGGGGCTCAACGATGAGATTTGATGGTGAAAGTGAAACATTCACTTTCACCATTTTTTTAAGTGTTTCGGCAGCCGATATCTAGATAAGTATCTGTCAATTGATTGGATGCGGATCGTTTTCTTCCGAAAAGCGTACGGCAGTAGTAAAGATTTTCGTAAGACAAACTAATGTTGCGAAACGAGGAATGCCTTAGGCTTATCGTGATCAATGCCCAAGTTCAAATTTGGAGCACTGCTATCGGGTTGGCGACAATACACACACCCAACCAATTCGAGGCGGCATACGCACTACAGGGACCATAGTTTATCAGGAAGCCGCAGCCGCCCGCAGCGCGATGCTCCGCGGGCAGGAATTTGTAGCCAAGCCCGTGGATGGAAACGGGCCGCATTCCGACAAAAATTACATTGCAAATATTTTATAATTTAGCAATATTAGTCATACAATAACAAAATAGATCAGGAACAAGCTACCTCAAGAGACAGGCAGGCCAGCCCATGCAAACGATAACAACGGAAAACCTAGTCCTGCGTGACTTTTCCCTGGTGGACAGGGATGCCTACCGTGCGTTGCGCGACGATCAGAAATTCGCTCGCTTTTATAGCGAAGAAGATGTCTCGACCGACAAATCGGACGCCCTGCTGGATCTCTTCATTGCACAAAGCCTTGAGCTGCCGAGAAACAAGTACCAGTTTGCGATAGTCACCAAGAGCGGCGATCTGATCGGCTCTTGCGGCATCCGCCTGGAGGCCGACCAGCAGGCATCGGTGGGCTGCGAACTTGGGCGCGAGTGGCAAAAGAAAGGCTACGCGCTGGAAGCCGGCAATGCGGTGCTGGCCTTTGGCTTTGACCAGCGCGGGGTACATCGCATTTACGCCGAAACGATTTCAGAAAACAAGGCGGCGATCCGGTTGTGCAAGATCCTCGGGATGCGGCATGAGGCGCTGTTTCTGGAAAACCGGTTTTTCCAGGGGCGCTGGTGGAGTACTTCGGTGCTGGCGGTGCTGGCCCGGGACTGGCGCCAGCGCTACTCCGTCCGCGGACATCGAAAAGACAACTGATCAGCTTCAGTTAAAAAATTCGCTGGATTCAGCAGTCATCACTTGCCGCGGATACCGCTGGCCAGAACACGTAATCTGCGCATCCCGGCCAGCCCGCCTCCAGCCTTACTGCCGCGCCGGGTTATTTTCTGCGAAGTACTCGTGGTTATCGGCATTGTCCAGCGCGGAATCAGGATCGCTGGTGGCCAGGCTATGCGCGCCGCTTTGGCCGTAGACATGGTCGCCGGTGCCGGCCACTACCGTGAAGTGGCTGGTTTCATGCACCAGCGTACCGGACTTGGAATCGGTGCCGTTGGCTGGCGCCTGCCAGTAGGCGCCGCACAGGTAGACGGTGTAAGGCTGGTCCGGATAGACATAGGCATAGGTGCCGGAATCGGTACAGCTGCAGTCGAACTTGTACGACTGGTTGCCGAGCACGTTGCTGATGTTGTTGTAGTGGCTGGTGGCGGTCGCATAGCGGCCGCTGGTGACAGCGCCGAACCACCAGGTGTAGCGGCTGCCGGTCTTGTTGGCGGCCAGGTAGCTCTTGGCGTTGGTGGCGATCGAGGTAGCGTCGGTGCGGGCCGTAGTCAGCGCGGTCTTCTGGCTGTTGCTGCAGCTGGCGAAGCTGGTCGAGCCGCTGGCGTTGATCGCTCCCAGCAAGTCGCCGGAAGTCTGCTTGGAGGATGGCGCCGGACCGCCGTCAACATTCAACGGCAGCGCGTTGGTATCCAGCGTGATGCCACCGCCAGCGGCGCCGGTCTTGGCCAGCACCGCATTGCCGGCTTCCCGCACCAGGGTTTCGGCAGTACGCTTGTACTTGACCACGTACTGGCCGCCACGGTACATCTCGTAGTAGGCGCTGAGGTCGACCTCGACCGCCCGGCTTTCATTCGGCTTGAGCGTGATGTAATCCTTGTCGGTGGCTGGCTTGCGTTTCACCAGCCGTCCCACATAGCGCACCGGCTGACCGCCCAGCGCGACGCTGAACAAGTCGCCGCTGACGCCGTTCAGCGGCGTTTCCCAATTCAGGATGTGCAAAGGCGCGGCGCTGGTGTTGCTGATGGTGTACAGCACCTTGCCGGCGCCCGCGTCACCTTTCGCACTCGCTTCCTGGATCGTGACCTGGATATCCGCCTTTGCCGCGTAAGCCGAGCCGCTTACAACGATTGCCGCCACACACGTGACGCCTGCCAACCATTTCTGAAAACTGACCATGGATTACCCCTCTTGAAGAGTTAAATGGACCCTTGCCGTATGGACACGGGTAAATTTATGCTATAGCACAAGGGAGGTAGTTGGCATCCTGTCAAAGTTAACAGGATGCCATGGCAGCCTGAGGCGCGCCTGGAAGCGTCGTCACCGATACCGCAGGCAGGCCGCTTTCCAGAATAGGCAGCGCCAAGTGGCCCTACCGCAGGCGGCATAAACGGACTACCATCGTTACAGGGATCCGCCATCGGTTCAGTCGCCGGTGCCGGATTCGCCGCCGACCATCAAGGAGATCCCATGCCTACCCCCCTGAACACCGACCATTTCTGGATGCCGTTTACCGCCAACCGCCAGTTCAAGAGCAAGCCGCGCATGCTGGTCTCGGCAGCGGGCATGTACTACACCACTGACGACGGCCGCCAGATTCTGGATGGCACCGCCGGTCTGTGGTGCAGCAATGCCGGCCACTGCCATCCGAAGATCGTCGAAGCGATCCAGAAGCAGGCAGCGCAAATGGACTTTGCGCCGGTGTTCCAGATGGGGCACCCGAAGGTTTTCGAAGCCGCCAGCGCGCTGGCGGCAATCGCGCCGGAAGGCTTGAACCGGGTGTTCTTTTGCAATGACGGCTCGGAGTCGGTGGATACTGCGCTGAAGATCGCACTGGCCTATCACCGGGTGCGCGGCGACGGCTTGCGCACGCGCCTGATCGGCCGCGAGCGCGGCTACCACGGCGTCGGCTTCGGTGGCATCGCGGTCGGCGGCATCGCCGGCAACCGCAAGCATTTCGGCCCGACCCTGGCCGGCGTCGATCATCTGCGCCATCCGCTGGATATCGCGCGTAATGCATTCTCGCGCGGCTTGCCGGAACACGGTGCCGAGATCGCCGACGAGTTCGAACAACGGCTGCTGGCGCTGCATGATCCGGCCACCGTGGCGGCCTTGATCGTCGAACCGATCCAGGGTTCGACCGGCGTCATCCTGCCGCCCAAGGGTTATCTGCAAAAGCTGCGCGCCATCTGCGACAAATACGGCATCTTGCTGATTTTCGACGAAGTGATCACTGGCTTCGGTCGCCTCGGCGCACCGTTTGCGGCCGACTATTTCGGCGTGGTGCCGGACATGATCTGCTGCGCCAAGGGCCTCACCAACGCCAGCGTACCGATGGGCGCGGTGATCGTGCGCCAGGATATCCACGACGCCTTCATGAGCGCCGCCAACGAGAACGCTATTGAATTCTTCCACGGCTATACCTACACCGGCCATCCGCTGGCGGCGGCCGCGGCAGTGGCCACCATGGACGTCTACAAGAGCGAAAACCTGTTCGACCGCGCCGCTGCAACGGCGCCTTATTTCGAGCAGGCGGCGCACAGCCTGAAGGGCCTGCCTTACGTCAAGGACGTGCGCAACCTGGGACTGGTGTGCGGGATTGAACTGGAATCGATTGCCGGCAAGCCGGGCGCGCGCGCCTTCGATGCTTTCCTCAAGTGCTTCTGGGAGAAAGGCGTGCTGATCCGCACCACCGGCGACATCATCGCCCTGTCGCCGCCGCTGATCATCGAACCGGGACAGATCGACCAGTTGTTTGCTGCCATCGGCGAAGTGCTCAAGGCGCAGCATGCGGCGAGCCTGACCGTCTCAAAATAATACGTAGGGTGGGCACGTCTTTGTGCCCACGCGTGACCGCAATAACAGGAGTACAGGTCCGCGTGGCACGGAAATAGGCATGTGCGTGGAGTGAATTCACGCGTGGGCACAGGTGCCCACCCTACAATTTTCGCCAATAAAAAACCCGCCGACGCGTGCCCTGGACAAGGACACGGATCGGCGGGTTCTTTTAGTGACCGGACCAGAGGTCCAGAGCACTGAGCAGCTTACGCGTCGCGCGAAGCCTTTTTACGCTCGTGTTCCTTCAAGTAGCGCTTACGCAGGCGAATGCTCTTCGGCGTGACTTCGACCAGCTCGTCGTCGTCGATGAACTCAACCGCATATTCCAGCGACATTTCGATTGGCGGCACCAGGCGCACCGCTTCGTCGGTACCGGAGGAACGGACGTTGGTCAGCTGCTTGCCCTTGATCGGGTTAACCACCAGATCGTTGTCGCGCGAGTGGATACCGATGATCATGCCTTCGTAGACCGGGTCATTGTGGCTCACGAACATACGGCCGCGATCTTGCAGTTTCCAGATAGCGTAGGCAACGGCTGCGCCGTCGTCCTGCGAGATCAGCACGCCGTTACGACGGCCGCCCAGTTCACCCTTGGAGGTGTCGACCGGTGCGTACTCGTCGAACACGTGGCTCATCAAACCGGTACCGCGGGTCAGGGTCATGAATTCTCCCTGGAAGCCGATCAGACCACGTGCTGGCATGCGGTATTCGAGACGGACACGGCCCTTGCCGTCCGGTTCCATGTTTTGCAGGTCGCCGCGACGACGGCCCAGTTCTTCCATGACGCCGCCCTGGTTGGCTTCTTCGACGTCGACAGTCAGGTTTTCGTATGGCTCTTGACGCACGCCATCGACCATCTTGAACACCACGCGTGGACGCGAAACGGCCAGCTCGTAGCCTTCACGACGCATGTTTTCGATCAGGATGGTCAGGTGCAATTCACCGCGGCCCGACACTTCGTAGGTCGAATCATCGCCTTCAGCCTGTACCACGCGCAATGCCATGTTGGCTTTCAGTTCGCGGTCCAGACGGTCCTTGATCTGACGGGTGGTGACGAACTTGCCTTCGCGGCCAGCCAGCGGCGAGTTGTTGACCATGAAGTTCATGGTCAGGGTCGGTTCATCAACCTTCAGCATCGGCAAGCCTTCCGGATGGTCCGGTGCGCAGATGGTGGAGCCGATGCTGATTTCTTCGATGCCGTTGATCAGCACGATGTCGCCAGCCAGCGCTTCGTCGGTCAGCACGCGGTCGAGGCCGCGGAAAGTCAGCACCTGGTTGATGCGGGCCTTGGTTGGCTTGTCGTCCGGGCCATTCATCCAGACCACGTCTTGCAGGGCTTTGACTTTACCGCGCAGGATACGGCCAACGCCGATCTTGCCGACGTAGGAAGAGTATTCCAGCGAAGTGATCTGCAGTTGCAGCGGGCCGTTAGGATCATCTTCACGCGCTGGGACGTGCTTCAGGATGGCGTCGAACAGCGGTTCCATGTTGCCGTCGCGCACGGTGTCTTCCAGACCTGCATAGCCCTTGAAGCCCGATGCGTAGATGATCGGGAAATCCAGCTGCTCGTCGGTTGCGCCGAGCTTGTCGAACAGTTCGAAAGTGGCGTTCACAGCCTTTTGCGGATCGGCGTTTTCACGGTCGATCTTGTTGACCACGACGATTGGCTTGAGGCCCAGCGCCAGTGCCTTGCGCGTCACGAAACGCGTTTGCGGCATCGGACCTTCTTGCGCATCGACCAGCAGCAGAACGCTGTCGACCATCGACAGTACGCGCTCGACTTCGCCGCCGAAGTCGGCGTGGCCAGGGGTATCGACGATGTTGATGTGGGTGCCCTTGTATTCGACTGCGCAGTTCTTCGACAGAATCGTGATGCCGCGTTCTTTTTCAATATCGTTCGAATCCATCACGCGTGCATCGACGTGCTGGTTGTCACGGAAAGTGCCGGATTGACGCAGCAATTGGTCAACCAGAGTGGTCTTGCCGTGGTCAACGTGGGCAATGATGGCAATGTTGCGGATAGCGCGAGGTGTGTTTGACATGGTCAGTTTGAAGATTGAAGAACTTAGTAAGTGCGCAGATAACGATTGCGCAGAATATTTATTGCGAGATTATTTATTGCGAGAATATCTATTACTACAAATGCGGCCAAACATGCTCGCTAAGGCACTGCACAGAAGCACGGCAGATGTAGCGGAATTTGGGAGGCCGCGCATTATAGCATGATGCGCTGCACTACCTTATGAAAAGCCTTGTAATTTCAACGAGTTGCTGCCTCAATCCCAGCACGGATATTATTTAAAAGACATTTTATACGAGCGCGGCGGTGGCAATCAGGCGTTCGGGTGCCAGGACGCCGTACTCATGCAGTTGCGCGGCGCCCAGCAATTGCCTTGCAGACACGTTATCAACCGGCTGCAGGTAAACCCTGACCCGTCCGGCCTGCGCCGGCAAGGCTACGCCTTCTTTCGTCAGCGTCAGGCGCTGGCCTTGGAGGAAACGCTTGGCCAGCGCTTCGGACAGCAATACTTCAGGAAACGTCAGCAGCAAGCTGTCGACCGGCGCCAGCAAAGCGCTGCGCTGGTCCGGCTCGGTAGCCGTCAACTGCTCCAGCGTGACGCAGCCGTCCAGCGTCAGATGGCCGACCTGGACCCGGCGCAGCTCTTGCAAATGGGCGCCACAGCCCAGCGCGTTGCCGATGTCTTCGCCCAGTACGCGGATGTAAGTACCCTTGCTGCAAGCGACACGCAGGCGCAGGAACGGTACTTCATAGGCCAGGAATTCCAGTGTGTGAATGCTCACGTCGCGCGCTTCGCGTTCCAGCGTGATGCCGGCGCGGGCATATTCGTAGAGCGGCTTGCCGTCGCGCTTGAGCGCCGAGTACATCGGCGGCACCTGCTTGATCGGGCCGCGGAACTGCGCCAGCACGGCGTCGATCTGTTCGCGGCTGACATTAACGTCCTTGCGCTCCAGGACATCGCCTTCAGTATCGCCGGTGGTAGTACTCACTCCCAGGTGTATCAAGGTTTCGTAAGTCTTGTCAGCGTCCAGCAAATCCTGGGCGAACTTGGTGGCTTCGCCAAAACAGAGCGGCAGCACGCCGGTGGCGAACGGATCGAGCGTACCGGTGTGGCCGGCCTTCTGCGCATTGAGCAAGCCTTTGGCCTTGATCAGTGCGTCATTGCTGGAAAAGCCGACCGGCTTGTCCAGCAGCAGGACGCCGTTCAGCGGGACGCGGATTCTTTTAGGTGGACGTGATGCCATGGTCGCAGTGCAGAAAAAAGGGAGAAACGGAGAAACGGAAACGGCCTGCCGTGGCAAGCCGCATCAAATGGTTAACAATGACTGCAATGACCGCCGATCAAACCTGATCGGGAAGCCATTTATTCCTCGCCATCGTCCTTGGAACGGGTGGCGTTCGCCAGGTCGATCAGGCGCGACATCTCGACGCCGCGGGCGGTCGAATTGTCATGGATGAAATGCAAGGCAGGCAAGGTGTGGATAGACAGGCGGCGGCCCAGCTGGTTGCGCAGGAAACCGGCAGCCTGGCTCAGACCCTTGACGGTATTCGCAATCGCTTCCTTGTCGTCGTTGAGCATCGTGAAAAACACCTTGGCATGGGCGTAATCCGGCGTCACCTGCACTTCGGTAATCGTGATCATGCCGACCCGCGGGTCTTTCAGCTCGAACACGATGATCTCGGACAAGTCCTTCTGGATCTGGTCTGCAACGCGCAGGCCGCGGCCGGGGATGGATTTACTATGTTTAGCCATACTTTTATTCGGCGCTGTTACACGCTATATCTTTCACAAATGAACTACCAACAACTTTTCAACTGACACGTAGACAGAATACCCACCTTGCAAACCATGCATCGAAATCGATGCCCCGTAGGGTGGGCACGAAGTGCCCACCCTACGAAACCACATGATATTACCAAACGAAAATCGGGCTGTTAGCCCGATTTTCCTGCCTTACGCACCGGAACTGCGTGCGTGTGCTTTGACTATTACAGGGTACGCGCGATTTCTTCGACTTCAAAGATTTCGAGGTGATCGCCTTCCTTGATGTCGTTGAAGTTCTTCAGGGTCAGACCGCATTCGAAGCCGGAACGGACTTCCTTGACGTCATCCTTGAAGCGTTTCAGCGAATCCAGCTCGCCTGTCCACAAGACTACGTTGTCGCGCAGCAGACGGACCGAAGCGCCACGCTTGACCAGGCCTTCGAGCACGTAGCAACCGGCAATCGCGCCGACTTTGCTGACCAGCAGCACCTGGCGAATTTCCACCAGGCCGAGGTTCTGTTCACGCTTCTCCGGCGACAACATGCCGGACATCGCTGCCTTGATCTCGTCCACGGCATCGTAAATGATGTTGTAGTAACGGATGTCGACGCCGTTGGCTTCCGCCAGCTTGCGTGCCGACGCATCGGCTCGGGCATTGAAGCCGATAATCACGGCCTTGGAAGCGACTGCCAGGTTGACGTCCGACTCGCTGATGCCGCCGACGCCGGCGTGCACCACCTGAACCCGGACTTCGCTGGTCGACAGCTTCTGCAGCGACTGCACCAACGCTTCTTGCGAACCTTGGACGTCGGTCTTGATGATCATCGGCAGGTTCTTGACCTCGCCTTCGGCCATCTGGTCGAACATGTTTTCCAGCTTCGCGGCTTGCTGCTTGGCCAGCTTGACGTCACGGTATTTACCTTGACGGAACTGACCGATTTCACGCGCCTTGCGCTCGTCTGCCATGACCATGACTTCTTCGCCGGCAACCGGCACTTCTGTCAGACCCTGGATTTCGACCGGAATCGATGGACCGGCTTCGGAAATCGCCTTGCCGTTTTCATCCAGCATCGCACGGACACGGCCATAAGCCGAACCCGCCAGC comes from Collimonas pratensis and encodes:
- a CDS encoding GNAT family N-acetyltransferase — protein: MQTITTENLVLRDFSLVDRDAYRALRDDQKFARFYSEEDVSTDKSDALLDLFIAQSLELPRNKYQFAIVTKSGDLIGSCGIRLEADQQASVGCELGREWQKKGYALEAGNAVLAFGFDQRGVHRIYAETISENKAAIRLCKILGMRHEALFLENRFFQGRWWSTSVLAVLARDWRQRYSVRGHRKDN
- the truB gene encoding tRNA pseudouridine(55) synthase TruB translates to MASRPPKRIRVPLNGVLLLDKPVGFSSNDALIKAKGLLNAQKAGHTGTLDPFATGVLPLCFGEATKFAQDLLDADKTYETLIHLGVSTTTGDTEGDVLERKDVNVSREQIDAVLAQFRGPIKQVPPMYSALKRDGKPLYEYARAGITLEREARDVSIHTLEFLAYEVPFLRLRVACSKGTYIRVLGEDIGNALGCGAHLQELRRVQVGHLTLDGCVTLEQLTATEPDQRSALLAPVDSLLLTFPEVLLSEALAKRFLQGQRLTLTKEGVALPAQAGRVRVYLQPVDNVSARQLLGAAQLHEYGVLAPERLIATAALV
- a CDS encoding M35 family metallo-endopeptidase, with protein sequence MAAIVVSGSAYAAKADIQVTIQEASAKGDAGAGKVLYTISNTSAAPLHILNWETPLNGVSGDLFSVALGGQPVRYVGRLVKRKPATDKDYITLKPNESRAVEVDLSAYYEMYRGGQYVVKYKRTAETLVREAGNAVLAKTGAAGGGITLDTNALPLNVDGGPAPSSKQTSGDLLGAINASGSTSFASCSNSQKTALTTARTDATSIATNAKSYLAANKTGSRYTWWFGAVTSGRYATATSHYNNISNVLGNQSYKFDCSCTDSGTYAYVYPDQPYTVYLCGAYWQAPANGTDSKSGTLVHETSHFTVVAGTGDHVYGQSGAHSLATSDPDSALDNADNHEYFAENNPARQ
- a CDS encoding aspartate aminotransferase family protein codes for the protein MPTPLNTDHFWMPFTANRQFKSKPRMLVSAAGMYYTTDDGRQILDGTAGLWCSNAGHCHPKIVEAIQKQAAQMDFAPVFQMGHPKVFEAASALAAIAPEGLNRVFFCNDGSESVDTALKIALAYHRVRGDGLRTRLIGRERGYHGVGFGGIAVGGIAGNRKHFGPTLAGVDHLRHPLDIARNAFSRGLPEHGAEIADEFEQRLLALHDPATVAALIVEPIQGSTGVILPPKGYLQKLRAICDKYGILLIFDEVITGFGRLGAPFAADYFGVVPDMICCAKGLTNASVPMGAVIVRQDIHDAFMSAANENAIEFFHGYTYTGHPLAAAAAVATMDVYKSENLFDRAAATAPYFEQAAHSLKGLPYVKDVRNLGLVCGIELESIAGKPGARAFDAFLKCFWEKGVLIRTTGDIIALSPPLIIEPGQIDQLFAAIGEVLKAQHAASLTVSK
- the rbfA gene encoding 30S ribosome-binding factor RbfA codes for the protein MAKHSKSIPGRGLRVADQIQKDLSEIIVFELKDPRVGMITITEVQVTPDYAHAKVFFTMLNDDKEAIANTVKGLSQAAGFLRNQLGRRLSIHTLPALHFIHDNSTARGVEMSRLIDLANATRSKDDGEE
- the typA gene encoding translational GTPase TypA; protein product: MSNTPRAIRNIAIIAHVDHGKTTLVDQLLRQSGTFRDNQHVDARVMDSNDIEKERGITILSKNCAVEYKGTHINIVDTPGHADFGGEVERVLSMVDSVLLLVDAQEGPMPQTRFVTRKALALGLKPIVVVNKIDRENADPQKAVNATFELFDKLGATDEQLDFPIIYASGFKGYAGLEDTVRDGNMEPLFDAILKHVPAREDDPNGPLQLQITSLEYSSYVGKIGVGRILRGKVKALQDVVWMNGPDDKPTKARINQVLTFRGLDRVLTDEALAGDIVLINGIEEISIGSTICAPDHPEGLPMLKVDEPTLTMNFMVNNSPLAGREGKFVTTRQIKDRLDRELKANMALRVVQAEGDDSTYEVSGRGELHLTILIENMRREGYELAVSRPRVVFKMVDGVRQEPYENLTVDVEEANQGGVMEELGRRRGDLQNMEPDGKGRVRLEYRMPARGLIGFQGEFMTLTRGTGLMSHVFDEYAPVDTSKGELGGRRNGVLISQDDGAAVAYAIWKLQDRGRMFVSHNDPVYEGMIIGIHSRDNDLVVNPIKGKQLTNVRSSGTDEAVRLVPPIEMSLEYAVEFIDDDELVEVTPKSIRLRKRYLKEHERKKASRDA